A stretch of Candidatus Manganitrophaceae bacterium DNA encodes these proteins:
- the arsC gene encoding arsenate reductase (glutaredoxin) (This arsenate reductase requires both glutathione and glutaredoxin to convert arsenate to arsenite, after which the efflux transporter formed by ArsA and ArsB can extrude the arsenite from the cell, providing resistance.) codes for MNLSIFHNPKCSKSRETLKLLTDRGIEPKVILYLATPPTQKELSEILKKLGMEPKGLIRFKEPVAAELGIKPSDQRPEAEWIKLMVENPILIERPIVITPTKAALGRPPENVLALVGS; via the coding sequence ATGAACCTCTCAATCTTTCACAACCCGAAATGCTCCAAGAGCCGTGAAACGCTCAAGCTTCTCACCGACCGAGGGATCGAGCCGAAGGTCATTCTTTATCTCGCCACCCCGCCGACGCAAAAAGAGCTCTCGGAGATTTTGAAGAAGCTGGGAATGGAGCCGAAGGGACTGATTCGCTTTAAGGAGCCGGTCGCGGCCGAATTAGGCATCAAGCCCTCCGACCAACGGCCGGAGGCCGAGTGGATCAAGCTGATGGTGGAGAACCCGATCTTGATTGAACGGCCGATCGTCATCACCCCGACGAAAGCAGCGCTCGGCCGCCCTCCTGAAAATGTGTTGGCGTTGGTCGGTTCGTAG
- a CDS encoding MEKHLA domain-containing protein gives MNSFSTEHSELLLQSFRRWTGRDLLPPSGTAEAQAAALFSAPFVVISHGTEPDPILKYGNRAALDLWEMSWEQFTQTPSRLTAEPVNREERARLLAAVTRKGFIDDYKGVRISRTGRRFQIEQATVWNLLDRENRYCGQAATFHRWTDLSAESTKLIFHITRRDAWEKAQGEGEYRPPSLAAEGFIHCSTPQQVISTANRIFYGQPGLILLGVDPTRVDAEIRYENTEGGSELFPHLYGALRPEAVTQVVDFPPGTSGRFILPETLSRPA, from the coding sequence ATGAATTCTTTTTCCACCGAACATTCCGAGCTCCTCCTTCAAAGCTTCCGACGATGGACTGGACGGGATCTGCTTCCCCCCTCCGGCACGGCGGAGGCGCAGGCGGCGGCGCTTTTCTCCGCCCCGTTCGTCGTCATCTCCCATGGAACAGAGCCGGACCCGATCCTCAAATATGGGAACCGGGCCGCCTTGGATCTTTGGGAGATGTCGTGGGAGCAGTTCACGCAGACCCCTTCTCGGTTGACGGCGGAGCCGGTCAACCGAGAGGAGCGGGCCCGGCTGCTGGCGGCGGTGACCCGAAAGGGATTCATCGACGATTACAAAGGGGTTCGGATTTCAAGGACGGGACGGCGCTTTCAAATCGAGCAGGCGACGGTCTGGAATCTCTTAGATCGGGAGAACCGCTACTGCGGCCAAGCGGCCACCTTTCACCGATGGACCGACCTCTCCGCTGAATCAACGAAGTTGATTTTCCATATCACCCGAAGAGACGCCTGGGAGAAAGCCCAAGGGGAAGGAGAGTACCGGCCCCCCTCGCTTGCCGCCGAAGGGTTCATCCATTGCTCCACGCCGCAACAGGTTATCTCGACCGCCAACCGGATTTTTTACGGTCAACCCGGATTGATCCTGCTCGGCGTCGATCCCACTCGCGTCGACGCCGAAATCCGATATGAAAATACCGAAGGGGGCTCGGAATTATTTCCCCACCTCTACGGAGCGCTTCGCCCCGAGGCGGTCACGCAGGTGGTCGATTTCCCACCTGGAACCAGCGGCCGCTTTATCCTCCCGGAAACCCTCAGCCGACCCGCTTGA
- a CDS encoding class I SAM-dependent methyltransferase — translation MSEIENKTGYDRLAWFYHRYWGARYHAAAFPVIERLFLTRMSADAALLDLCCGTGHLTQRLVDRGYRVTGIDASEPMLRFARAALPKSDFIAADARAFSLASHFQGALSTFDSLNHLLSSDALTLAFRNVHAALRPGGLFLFDLNMEEAYRSEWGKASAIVEEDHLCIVQGGYDSTRRIGRTEITLFHRADLWQRAEITLLQKCHSPEEV, via the coding sequence ATGTCGGAGATCGAAAATAAAACCGGCTACGACCGGCTCGCCTGGTTTTATCATCGGTATTGGGGGGCGCGTTATCATGCCGCCGCCTTTCCGGTCATCGAGCGCCTTTTTCTCACCCGGATGTCGGCCGACGCGGCACTGCTCGACCTCTGCTGCGGAACGGGACATCTCACGCAACGGCTGGTCGACCGGGGTTATCGGGTCACCGGCATCGATGCCTCCGAGCCGATGCTTCGCTTCGCCCGCGCCGCGCTTCCGAAGAGCGACTTCATCGCCGCCGATGCCCGCGCTTTTTCCCTCGCGTCGCACTTTCAGGGAGCCCTGTCCACCTTTGATAGCCTCAATCATCTCTTAAGCAGCGACGCGCTGACCCTCGCGTTTCGAAATGTTCACGCCGCGTTGAGGCCGGGCGGCCTCTTTCTTTTCGACCTGAACATGGAGGAGGCGTATCGGAGCGAGTGGGGAAAAGCGTCGGCCATCGTGGAGGAAGACCATCTCTGCATCGTACAGGGAGGTTATGATTCAACCCGCCGGATCGGTCGAACCGAGATCACCCTTTTTCACCGCGCCGATCTCTGGCAGCGGGCCGAGATCACCCTCTTGCAAAAATGCCATTCGCCCGAAGAGGTCTGA
- a CDS encoding nuclear transport factor 2 family protein, with protein MISEERAGKFANDWIAAWNKHDLNEILSHYADEIEFSSPFVIRLFGEPTGTLHGKEQLRSYFEKGLAAYPDLTFELQTTLSSINSVVLYYRSVKNLLAAEVMFFNSEGKVVKVVAHYAEPR; from the coding sequence ATGATTTCCGAAGAGCGCGCAGGAAAATTCGCAAACGACTGGATCGCCGCCTGGAACAAGCACGATTTAAATGAGATCCTCTCTCACTATGCCGACGAAATCGAATTCTCTTCCCCTTTCGTGATTCGCCTCTTCGGCGAGCCGACCGGAACGCTCCACGGCAAAGAGCAGCTGCGCTCCTATTTTGAAAAGGGGCTCGCCGCCTATCCTGACCTGACATTCGAGCTTCAGACCACCCTCTCCTCGATCAACAGCGTCGTCTTATATTATCGAAGCGTGAAGAACCTCCTGGCGGCCGAGGTGATGTTTTTTAATTCGGAAGGAAAAGTGGTAAAGGTGGTCGCCCATTATGCCGAGCCGAGATAG
- a CDS encoding YdiU family protein, with amino-acid sequence MRKTGRTTQKTKGQRAKGVHARFAQINGKHPFRTAVPDGFVDYAVRIRRGGKLFYFNFDLAEEIGLIPKGHRHRMTPILRRAILDTFSLQIINEYDLTHGVKIPKKDLRPHRYMATRYLQMQHPGKKGHTSGDGRSIWNGSFKGPRGRWDLTSCGAGVTCLSPATANEKRYFKTGDKHASYGSGRLDLQDGVCAALMSDIFHRNGIRTERTLAVIAYDDKTCITVRAAKNLLRPAHFFMPLKQGDYRGLKGAIDYYIARQVENKEWPSIRDPKKKYREMLKRTTVAFAKTAAQFEGEYIFCWMEWDGDNILADAGIIDYGSVRQFGLFHHEYRYDDVDRLSTTITEQKNKAKYLVQTFAQLADFLISGRKKNLRAFRNHPSMRHFEQIFAQTKDAAVLYRIGFDKRTQALLLKQPGDRKKVREFRETLRYFEKAKARRGRHAVADGFNWDAIFCARDILRELPIRYLSGIDRLPPREFIEILRSEYASSSDVRLSRSRREKIARFQSIYRRLVHRAADLTGRTAEELLREIRDRSAQINRYSRVTGDAILLVGERLIREWQVRSTDALHQMVKEFIDAQILRPDSPSAPAASRPPKKRGKAGRVLHSLLETVKKYREGL; translated from the coding sequence ATGAGGAAAACCGGTCGTACCACCCAGAAAACGAAAGGACAGCGGGCAAAAGGGGTTCACGCCCGCTTCGCCCAAATTAATGGAAAGCACCCTTTCCGAACAGCCGTCCCCGATGGCTTTGTCGATTATGCGGTAAGGATCCGGCGGGGAGGAAAGCTCTTCTATTTTAATTTCGACCTTGCCGAAGAGATCGGCCTGATTCCAAAGGGGCATCGCCATCGGATGACCCCGATCCTGCGTCGGGCGATTCTAGACACCTTCAGTCTCCAAATTATCAACGAGTACGATCTTACACACGGCGTGAAGATCCCGAAGAAAGATCTCCGCCCGCATCGCTACATGGCGACCCGCTATTTACAAATGCAGCATCCCGGCAAGAAGGGCCATACCTCCGGCGACGGACGGAGTATCTGGAACGGCAGCTTTAAGGGCCCTCGGGGCCGCTGGGACCTGACCAGCTGCGGCGCCGGCGTGACCTGCTTAAGTCCCGCGACGGCGAATGAGAAAAGATATTTTAAAACCGGTGACAAGCATGCATCCTACGGCAGCGGCCGTTTGGATTTACAGGATGGGGTCTGCGCGGCGTTAATGAGCGATATTTTTCATCGCAACGGCATCCGAACCGAAAGAACGCTGGCGGTGATCGCTTATGACGACAAAACATGCATCACCGTCCGCGCCGCGAAGAACCTCTTGCGTCCCGCCCATTTCTTTATGCCGCTGAAGCAGGGAGACTACCGGGGCTTGAAAGGGGCAATCGATTACTATATTGCAAGACAGGTCGAGAACAAAGAGTGGCCTTCGATCCGAGATCCCAAGAAGAAATACCGGGAGATGCTGAAGCGAACGACCGTCGCCTTTGCAAAAACCGCGGCGCAATTCGAGGGCGAGTATATCTTTTGCTGGATGGAATGGGACGGCGATAACATTCTGGCCGATGCGGGGATTATCGACTACGGCTCGGTTCGGCAGTTCGGATTGTTTCACCATGAATATCGGTATGACGATGTCGATCGCCTCTCCACGACGATTACCGAGCAGAAAAACAAGGCCAAATATCTGGTCCAGACCTTCGCACAGCTCGCCGATTTTTTGATCAGCGGTCGGAAGAAAAACCTGAGGGCATTCAGGAATCACCCTTCGATGAGGCACTTTGAGCAAATATTCGCGCAGACAAAAGATGCGGCGGTCCTCTACCGGATCGGATTTGACAAAAGAACTCAGGCGCTGTTGCTGAAGCAGCCGGGCGATCGAAAGAAGGTCCGGGAATTCAGGGAGACATTGCGGTATTTTGAAAAAGCAAAGGCGAGACGGGGGCGTCACGCCGTCGCCGATGGGTTTAACTGGGACGCGATCTTCTGCGCGCGCGATATTCTGCGCGAGCTGCCAATTCGTTATCTGTCCGGAATCGATCGACTCCCTCCGAGAGAGTTCATCGAGATCTTACGATCGGAATATGCCTCCTCCTCCGACGTCCGGCTCAGCCGAAGCCGCCGGGAGAAGATCGCCCGTTTTCAATCGATCTACCGGCGCTTGGTCCATCGCGCCGCCGACCTGACGGGCCGAACAGCGGAGGAGCTCCTCCGAGAGATACGGGATCGGTCCGCTCAGATTAATCGTTACAGCAGGGTCACAGGGGACGCCATTCTGTTGGTCGGCGAGCGGCTGATTAGAGAATGGCAGGTGAGATCGACTGATGCGCTGCATCAAATGGTTAAGGAATTTATAGACGCGCAGATATTACGACCCGACTCACCGTCGGCGCCGGCCGCGTCACGGCCGCCTAAAAAACGGGGAAAGGCCGGCCGGGTCTTGCATTCCTTGCTGGAAACGGTGAAGAAATACCGAGAGGGCCTCTAG
- a CDS encoding PAS domain S-box protein: protein MNGDLEQRVTERTQALAAANEALKKEVAERRRAEDALRLSEERFRKAFDRAPIGMTLTGLDGRWMEVNQAFCQMVGYSEQELVGMNFRSIMNLDDLDANLKGFQQLLNREKDPFKMEKRFFHKDGQTVWVSVSATVVRNPDGEPLYFVAQLEDLTERKRAKEALHRFQFSMEHAPEGVFFMTRDAGFSYVNEQACRSLGYSRDELLRLKLWDIDPVFPRAQWEEIIESRVDTVQAETLHRRKDGVVFPVEVSARHLWHGDDAFHVAFVRDISERKQIEEQLRHAQKLEAVGQLTGGVAHEFNNLLTAITVSLELILNHLPAGSELFGLVDIAQKAACRGAGLTKQLLSFSRRSPVDQRPLDLGKEAKEAVRLLRQAIDRQIRLEIEVDPDLWVILADVGQMNQLIMNLCVNARDALVEQMERQTAAPGQAGWNPSILIRVENVEVDEAHCRIHPNAKSGCYVRLSVSDNGSGIDEAVRHRIFEPFFTTKEIGRGTGLGLAAVYGIVAEHQGWIELQSVKDAGTTFWIYFPQSQEKLVPNPDPSSQKQGAEGGKTILLVDDEEAIRLLGKTILEQKGYRVLTAGDGWETVEILSRKKEGIDLVILDLTMPHLSGEDVLRRLRQIGPQLRVIVSTGHRTDTSSLANVSFLPKPYRPEDLLRMVADALQSV, encoded by the coding sequence ATGAATGGAGACCTGGAGCAACGCGTCACCGAACGGACCCAAGCCTTGGCGGCCGCCAACGAAGCGCTTAAAAAAGAGGTCGCTGAACGCCGACGGGCCGAAGATGCACTGCGCTTAAGCGAGGAGCGGTTCCGGAAGGCCTTCGACCGCGCGCCGATCGGGATGACCTTAACCGGCCTCGATGGCCGCTGGATGGAGGTCAATCAGGCTTTTTGCCAGATGGTCGGATATTCCGAGCAGGAGCTGGTGGGAATGAATTTTCGCTCGATCATGAATCTCGACGACCTCGATGCAAATCTGAAAGGCTTCCAGCAATTGCTCAACCGTGAAAAAGATCCGTTCAAGATGGAGAAACGCTTCTTTCACAAGGACGGGCAGACGGTGTGGGTCAGCGTCAGCGCCACGGTGGTTCGCAACCCCGATGGGGAGCCGCTCTATTTCGTCGCGCAGTTGGAGGACCTCACCGAACGGAAGCGAGCGAAAGAAGCGCTGCATCGGTTTCAATTCTCCATGGAGCATGCGCCGGAAGGGGTCTTCTTTATGACCCGCGACGCCGGATTTTCTTATGTCAACGAACAAGCCTGCCGCTCGCTCGGCTACAGCCGGGACGAACTGTTGCGTCTGAAGCTTTGGGATATCGACCCTGTTTTCCCGAGGGCGCAATGGGAGGAGATCATCGAGAGCCGGGTCGATACGGTGCAAGCTGAAACGTTGCATCGCCGGAAGGACGGCGTCGTCTTTCCTGTGGAGGTGTCGGCACGGCATCTCTGGCACGGCGACGATGCGTTTCATGTTGCCTTCGTACGGGACATTTCAGAACGGAAGCAGATCGAAGAGCAGCTCCGTCATGCGCAGAAACTGGAGGCGGTCGGTCAGCTTACGGGCGGGGTGGCGCACGAATTCAACAACCTCCTGACCGCGATTACGGTGAGTCTTGAGCTCATTCTCAACCATCTCCCGGCTGGGAGCGAGTTGTTCGGGCTGGTCGATATCGCCCAGAAGGCGGCGTGCCGGGGAGCGGGGCTGACCAAGCAGCTCCTCTCGTTCAGCCGGCGGAGCCCGGTCGACCAACGGCCGCTAGATCTGGGGAAGGAGGCGAAAGAGGCGGTTCGTCTTCTACGGCAAGCGATCGACCGCCAAATTCGGTTGGAGATTGAAGTCGACCCTGACCTCTGGGTGATTCTTGCCGATGTGGGCCAGATGAACCAGTTGATCATGAATCTGTGTGTCAATGCCCGGGATGCCTTGGTGGAGCAGATGGAACGGCAGACGGCCGCGCCAGGTCAGGCCGGTTGGAATCCGTCCATTTTGATCCGCGTTGAAAATGTGGAAGTCGATGAGGCGCATTGCCGTATCCACCCCAATGCCAAAAGCGGCTGCTATGTCCGTCTCAGCGTGTCCGATAATGGCAGCGGAATCGATGAGGCGGTTCGCCATCGGATCTTCGAACCCTTTTTCACCACAAAAGAAATCGGGAGAGGGACCGGGCTGGGACTTGCCGCCGTCTACGGAATTGTCGCGGAACATCAAGGATGGATCGAACTGCAGAGCGTGAAAGACGCGGGAACCACCTTTTGGATCTATTTCCCGCAGAGCCAAGAGAAGCTTGTTCCAAACCCGGATCCGTCCTCCCAAAAGCAAGGGGCGGAGGGGGGAAAAACCATTCTCCTGGTCGACGATGAAGAGGCGATTCGCCTTCTGGGAAAAACCATTCTGGAGCAAAAGGGGTATCGTGTTCTGACCGCGGGGGACGGCTGGGAAACGGTCGAGATCCTCTCGAGGAAAAAGGAAGGGATCGATCTGGTCATTCTCGATTTAACCATGCCCCATTTATCGGGAGAGGATGTCCTTCGCCGCCTTCGCCAAATCGGCCCTCAATTGAGGGTGATCGTGTCGACCGGTCATCGGACCGACACCTCTTCTTTGGCAAATGTCTCGTTTCTGCCTAAACCTTATCGTCCTGAAGATCTTCTCCGGATGGTGGCAGACGCCCTGCAGTCGGTCTAG